A region from the Aegilops tauschii subsp. strangulata cultivar AL8/78 chromosome 5, Aet v6.0, whole genome shotgun sequence genome encodes:
- the LOC109733107 gene encoding uncharacterized protein, with translation MAAESEVDNWLGSGSFATQPALPQQRTPQAAPSLPENRQFSLEYRAARLDDEIWEVRPYFLGRDNMERRFSVSDITFLNLIAPTETEGYGSDDYMYWVKEEGTGHEGLLLLDNQDAVEEMIDHSDFAVLNIIVAKENEDRDVEFNRAHNVCEEQIPIGSPVGDPGFVLSLSQDGVVHPLEVNVNTQQSCNLNIIEAPGGDGGQAGGEESDDDGSDGEEKEADSGGERVVAKGRPEKLKPVRRATVNSGPTSRAHSQPEIPKFQDFVTEPDEYCFPGDVGISDSDGEVPRLPSGRKRRLKKKKERKLYDPNLPDAPKQLCKDLCFTNVYEFRKALRNFHVRTLRNFQYHRNEPTRIIVWCPESKNGCEFFMTASKVAHEDTFTIKKCHLDHSCGACGESIKKTAEWVAEIVEDTVRSNVKADVETILKHTKKKFGVHVPRSLAYRARLMVVDVAQAPTPRFKYMFYCLQASNDGFLAGCRPFIGQQILAATGQDGNNNVFPIAFGVVDKEDGPKWTWFLNQLRVCIGTSNQFGNYTIMSDRQKGLLKAINEVFPQSPQRYCLRHIYANIQSAGFRAEEPKKWVDKANYSFTEHGHKEGMAGLKATCEPAYMWLNGIPKECWARYAMDHVCKTDLVVNNLSEVFDKMILDVRSKPIKTIFEGLRTKLMVKYHGIREKTKSCRWEITPYYMEKLEESKKWDKYREANMDGPNI, from the exons ATGGCGGCGGAGTCGGAGGTTGATAACTGGCTGGGGAGCGGTAGCTTCGCAACCCAGCCGGCGCTGCCACAGCAGCGGACACCACAGGCTGCACCGTCATTGCCTGAGAATCGCCAGTTCTCGCTTGAGTACAGAGCGGCTAG GCTGGATGATGAAATTTGGGAGGTGAGGCCGTATTTCCTGGGCAGAGATAACATGGAAAGAAGGTTTTCTGTTTCAGACATCACTTTTCTCAACTTGATAGCACCTACTGAAACTGAAGGCTATGGGTCAGATGACTACATGTACTGGGTAAAAGAAGAAGGAACTGGACATGAAGGTTTATTGCTTCTGGACAATCAAGATGCAGTTGAAGAAATGATAGACCACTCTGATTTCGCAGTGCTAAATATCATCGTGGCCAAGGAAAATGAAGATAGAGATGTTGAATTTAACAGGGCTCACAATGTTTGTGAAGAGCAAATTCCAATAGGCAGTCCGGTGGGGGACCCTGGTTTTGTGTTAAGTCTGTCACAAGATGGAGTGGTTCACCCTCTTGAAGTTAATGTGAACACGCAGCAGAGCTGCAACTTGAACATTATAGAAGCTCCTGGTGGTGATGGTGGACAGGCTGGTGGTGAGGAGAGTGATGATGATGGATCTGATGGT GAGGAGAAAGAGGCTGACAGTGGAGGGGAGAGAGTTGTGGCAAAAGGCAGGCCTGAGAAACTGAAGCCTGTTAGAAGGGCAACAGTAAATTCAGGTCCTACTTCCAGAGCTCATAGTCAGCCAGAGATCCCCAAGTTTCAAGATTTTGTAACTGAACCCGATGAATATTGCTTCCCTGGTGATGTGGGCATTTCTGACTCGGATGGAGAGGTTCCAAGACTACCTTCTGGAAGGAAgagaagattgaagaagaagaaagagaggaaaTTGTATGACCCAAATCTACCTGATGCACCTAAGCAGTTGTGCAAGGACCTTTGCTTCACCAATGTGTATGAGTTTAGAAAGGCTTTGAGAAATTTTCATGTTAGGACTTTGAGAAACTTTCAGTACCATAGGAATGAACCAACAAGGATTATTGTTTGGTGCCCAGAGAGTAAGAATGGCTGTGAATTTTTCATGACTGCCTCCAAAGTAGCCCATGAAGATACATTCACAATCAAGAAGTGCCACCTGGATCATAGTTGTGGAGCTTGTGGAGAGAGTATCAAGAAGACTGCAGAGTGGGTTGCAGAAATTGTGGAGGACACAGTTAGATCAAATGTAAAGGCTGATGTAGAGACAATTCTGAAACATACTAAGAAGAAGTTTGGGGTGCATGTACCTAGGAGTTTGGCTTATAGGGCAAGACTGATGGTTGTTGATGTTGCGCAAG CCCCCACACCAAGGTTCAAGTACATGTTCTACTGCCTCCAGGCATCAAACGATGGATTCCTTGCTGGTTGTAGGCCTTTCATAG GTCAACAGATATTGGCAGCAACAGGGCAAGATGGGAACAACAATGTCTTCCCAATTGCTTTTGGGGTGGTTGACAAAGAGGATGGTCCCAAGTGGACCTGGTTTTTAAACCAACTTAGAGTCTGCATTGGCACCAGTAACCAATTTGGGAATTACACCATCATGTCTGACAGGCAGAAG GGCCTTCTTAAAGCAATTAATGAAGTATTTCCTCAATCCCCACAAAGATATTGCCTTAGACACATATATGCCAACATCCAGTCAGCTGGTTTTAGAGCAGAAGAACCTAAGAAATGGGTTGACAAAGCTAACTATTCCTTCACTGAACATGGCCACAAAGAAGGAATGGCTGGTTTGAAAGCAACATGTGAACCAGCCTACATGTGGTTGAATGGAATCCCTAAGGAGTGTTGGGCTAGATATGCAATGGATCATGTGTGCAAGACTGACTTGGTTGTGAACAACCTTAGTGAGGTTTTCGACAAAATGATTCTAGATGTTAGGTCCAAACCGATTAAGACCATATTTGAAGGGCTGAGGACCAAACTAATGGTTAAGTACCATGGCATTAGAGAGAAAACAAAGAGCTGCAGGTGGGAAATAACCCCATATTACATGGAGAAGCTTGAAGAGAGCAAGAAGTGGGATAAATACCGTGAAGCAAACATGGATGGTCCCAACATCTAG
- the LOC109733149 gene encoding uncharacterized protein isoform X1: MELSISMGGSAAATSLVNLKMVNHKCTRGLGPQLQFSHDVPSSACLMIFNKECSKRINHKVCRALQAVSPLQCAENPMQAPVAFKDFHVSVLTEEDGVIETQIRVTVSSKMTGSVFEKVLSKHIAAAQPLPGFRRLKGGKTPNVPKEVALHLIGPSKVKKAAIKKIINRAVAEYVEKENLDASKNLKVLQSYEELEATFEPGKEFCFDTAVHLTGS, from the exons ATGGAGTTATCCATTTCCATGGGAGGCTCTGCCGCGGCAACCAGCCTCGTGAATCTCaag ATGGTGAATCACAAATGCACCAGGGGGCTTGGACCTCAACTTCAGTTTTCGCATGATGTACCATCTTCTGCTTGTCTGATGATATTTAACAAAGAATGTTCAAAACG AATCAACCACAAAGTTTGCAGAGCGCTTCAGGCAGTATCTCCACTACAAT GTGCAGAAAATCCCATGCAAGCACCAGTAGCCTTTAAAGATTTTCACGTTTCTGTGCTTACTGAAGAAGATGGAGTGATAGAG ACACAGATACGAGTAACTGTTAGCAGTAAAATGACAGGTTCTGTCTTTGAGAAAGTCTTATCAAAGCATATTGCCGCGGCACAACCACTTCCAGGATTTCGGCGATTGAAAGGAG GGAAAACTCCAAAT GTACCAAAAGAAGTCGCTCTGCACTTGATTGGACCATCAAAAGTGAAGAAAGCAGCCATCAAGAAAATCATCAATCGCGCAGTAGCTGAATATGTTGAAAAG GAGAACCTTGACGCGTCGAAGAACCTGAAGGTTCTGCAAAGCTACGAGGAGCTCGAGGCCACGTTCGAACCTGGAAAAGAGTTCTGCTTCGACACGGCTGTCCATCTAACAGGAAGCTGA
- the LOC109733149 gene encoding uncharacterized protein isoform X2 yields MELSISMGGSAAATSLVNLKMVNHKCTRGLGPQLQFSHDVPSSACLMIFNKECSKRINHKVCRALQAVSPLQCAENPMQAPVAFKDFHVSVLTEEDGVIEIRVTVSSKMTGSVFEKVLSKHIAAAQPLPGFRRLKGGKTPNVPKEVALHLIGPSKVKKAAIKKIINRAVAEYVEKENLDASKNLKVLQSYEELEATFEPGKEFCFDTAVHLTGS; encoded by the exons ATGGAGTTATCCATTTCCATGGGAGGCTCTGCCGCGGCAACCAGCCTCGTGAATCTCaag ATGGTGAATCACAAATGCACCAGGGGGCTTGGACCTCAACTTCAGTTTTCGCATGATGTACCATCTTCTGCTTGTCTGATGATATTTAACAAAGAATGTTCAAAACG AATCAACCACAAAGTTTGCAGAGCGCTTCAGGCAGTATCTCCACTACAAT GTGCAGAAAATCCCATGCAAGCACCAGTAGCCTTTAAAGATTTTCACGTTTCTGTGCTTACTGAAGAAGATGGAGTGATAGAG ATACGAGTAACTGTTAGCAGTAAAATGACAGGTTCTGTCTTTGAGAAAGTCTTATCAAAGCATATTGCCGCGGCACAACCACTTCCAGGATTTCGGCGATTGAAAGGAG GGAAAACTCCAAAT GTACCAAAAGAAGTCGCTCTGCACTTGATTGGACCATCAAAAGTGAAGAAAGCAGCCATCAAGAAAATCATCAATCGCGCAGTAGCTGAATATGTTGAAAAG GAGAACCTTGACGCGTCGAAGAACCTGAAGGTTCTGCAAAGCTACGAGGAGCTCGAGGCCACGTTCGAACCTGGAAAAGAGTTCTGCTTCGACACGGCTGTCCATCTAACAGGAAGCTGA
- the LOC109733141 gene encoding uncharacterized protein isoform X2: MEVAAAAGVYEEMLRVVEACAARIRWRLRPQSKRRLLNDITFLCTGLRPVILMDYGGTMPQLQENLCSLLHHARQEASILNPLRVMVMKDMLYLIHAEGLAEHVSPNARSQHQLAFVDLEKSCCELLANTEKNETMVELLSIQDRFAATFPLEADVEPETTQQKSRLPERATDVERTGISIPDTTSLVVDLSAFLEGTQMALPSLNGWLLGYPVTYLFRNESGETATQNLSKHSLHIYRIYVVRNRHSDSKQSEEELLSFSVPCDISMKREEEPWAKSFLARVNGKLERCSQVWASVRLEIEVFQSQSGVIVL, translated from the exons atggaggtggcggcggcggcgggggtctACGAGGAGATGCTGCGGGTGGTGGAGGCCTGCGCCGCCCGCATCCGGTGGCGCCTCCGCCCCCAGTCCAAGCGCCGCCTCCTCAACG ATATCACGTTCCTCTGCACCGGGTTGCGGCCTGTGATACTGATGGACTACGGCGGCACGATGCCCCAACTACAGGAGAACCTCTGCAGCCTGCTGCACCATGCTCGGCAG GAAGCAAGCATATTGAATCCACTAAGGGTGATGGTTATGAAAGATATGCTCTACTTGATTCACGCAGAAGGACTTGCTGAACATGTGTCACCAAATGCAAGGTCACAGCACCAGCTAGCTTTTGTGGACCTAGAGAAAAGCTGTTGCGAA CTGCTTGCAAACACGGAAAAGAACGAAACCATGGTGGAGCTTTTATCGATCCAAGATCGATTTGCAGCTACATTCCCTCTTGAAGCAGATGTAGAACCTGAAACAACACAGCAGAAGTCAAGACTTCCAGAGAGAGCCACTGATGTGGAGCGCACTGGCATCAGCATTCCCGACACAACCTCACTGGTTGTTGATCTGAGTGCCTTCCTAGAGGGTACCCAAATGGCACTGCCTTCTCTGAATGG GTGGCTCTTGGGTTATCCTGTAACATATTTATTTCGCAATGAAAGTGGTGAGACGGCCACTCAGAATCTCTCCAAGCACTCTCTTCATATCTACAGGATATATGTGGTCAG AAATCGCCATTCAGATTCTAAGCAATCAGAAGAGGAACTGTTGAG TTTTTCAGTTCCGTGTGACATCAGCATGAAACGCGAGGAAGAACCATGGGCCAAGTCATTTCTAGCTCGCGTGAACGGGAAGCTCGAGCGATGCAGCCAAGTCTGGGCATCAGTGCGTTTGGAGATTGAGGTCTTCCAAAGCCAGTCCGGGGTCATCGTGCTGTAG
- the LOC109733141 gene encoding uncharacterized protein isoform X1 yields the protein MEVAAAAGVYEEMLRVVEACAARIRWRLRPQSKRRLLNADITFLCTGLRPVILMDYGGTMPQLQENLCSLLHHARQEASILNPLRVMVMKDMLYLIHAEGLAEHVSPNARSQHQLAFVDLEKSCCELLANTEKNETMVELLSIQDRFAATFPLEADVEPETTQQKSRLPERATDVERTGISIPDTTSLVVDLSAFLEGTQMALPSLNGWLLGYPVTYLFRNESGETATQNLSKHSLHIYRIYVVRNRHSDSKQSEEELLSFSVPCDISMKREEEPWAKSFLARVNGKLERCSQVWASVRLEIEVFQSQSGVIVL from the exons atggaggtggcggcggcggcgggggtctACGAGGAGATGCTGCGGGTGGTGGAGGCCTGCGCCGCCCGCATCCGGTGGCGCCTCCGCCCCCAGTCCAAGCGCCGCCTCCTCAACG CAGATATCACGTTCCTCTGCACCGGGTTGCGGCCTGTGATACTGATGGACTACGGCGGCACGATGCCCCAACTACAGGAGAACCTCTGCAGCCTGCTGCACCATGCTCGGCAG GAAGCAAGCATATTGAATCCACTAAGGGTGATGGTTATGAAAGATATGCTCTACTTGATTCACGCAGAAGGACTTGCTGAACATGTGTCACCAAATGCAAGGTCACAGCACCAGCTAGCTTTTGTGGACCTAGAGAAAAGCTGTTGCGAA CTGCTTGCAAACACGGAAAAGAACGAAACCATGGTGGAGCTTTTATCGATCCAAGATCGATTTGCAGCTACATTCCCTCTTGAAGCAGATGTAGAACCTGAAACAACACAGCAGAAGTCAAGACTTCCAGAGAGAGCCACTGATGTGGAGCGCACTGGCATCAGCATTCCCGACACAACCTCACTGGTTGTTGATCTGAGTGCCTTCCTAGAGGGTACCCAAATGGCACTGCCTTCTCTGAATGG GTGGCTCTTGGGTTATCCTGTAACATATTTATTTCGCAATGAAAGTGGTGAGACGGCCACTCAGAATCTCTCCAAGCACTCTCTTCATATCTACAGGATATATGTGGTCAG AAATCGCCATTCAGATTCTAAGCAATCAGAAGAGGAACTGTTGAG TTTTTCAGTTCCGTGTGACATCAGCATGAAACGCGAGGAAGAACCATGGGCCAAGTCATTTCTAGCTCGCGTGAACGGGAAGCTCGAGCGATGCAGCCAAGTCTGGGCATCAGTGCGTTTGGAGATTGAGGTCTTCCAAAGCCAGTCCGGGGTCATCGTGCTGTAG